The segment TCCAGCAGGAGAGGGACGAGTGCATCATAAGCTCGGGCTCCGTGAGAACTGGTGGCAGTTCTCACTCTTTACGATCATCACCCTGTTGATTGGGATGACGATTGGGGTGGAGCGAGTCGCTCTGCCTCCGTTGGCCCAGCACGCTTTTGGAGTTACCTCGGTGCTCTATACCGTCAGCTTCATCGCTGCCTTTGGGCTCGTTAAGTCGGTGATGAATCTTGTAGCGGGTCGGCTTTCGGATCGTCGAGGGCGCAAGGGTATATTGCTCGCTGGCTGGGCTTTTGCGATTCCCTATGCGCTCATCATCATCTTTGCAACGGCATGG is part of the Ferrimicrobium sp. genome and harbors:
- a CDS encoding MFS transporter; this translates as MTQTGQPRDDSPAGEGRVHHKLGLRENWWQFSLFTIITLLIGMTIGVERVALPPLAQHAFGVTSVLYTVSFIAAFGLVKSVMNLVAGRLSDRRGRKGILLAGWAFAIPYALIIIFATAWWQVIIANLFLGVNQALTWTMSVTAKIDLVGPVNRG